Proteins encoded by one window of Anopheles maculipalpis chromosome 2RL, idAnoMacuDA_375_x, whole genome shotgun sequence:
- the LOC126556524 gene encoding CD151 antigen, with amino-acid sequence MKLSKVFNHKFVLASCNLIFMLCGITLLSTGFYLFTDSPRILLSRLLISASDQQRTPLSELEQPLFYYVAFALTTAGLVAIIASLLGCWATCMNTYCVLTMYFLIILSLLIAEFGVCLMITAWPQCLGLNLNETAMVKALQANYGVPGHEQFTAAMDLAQTIFECCAINTSINYDTSLWKLQSLGKKELTVPITCCKLVNRFEFTAYLDPVPVNGTLCQALQTQDYEKSRHLDGCLHKIEVWYREQYFLFLCAGLIVAVVEFCVLLSIILSCTKLPRKNHVPQILRTHPLPHIPIPAVPVNRRVRDNIYEHELPSPMAVPTIREAYLQPKEYSKQRSDMAFNNNNSHYYQISKSYLV; translated from the exons ATGAAGCTGAGCAAAGTGTTTAATCACAAGTTTGTGCTAGCAAGCTGCAATCTAATATTTATG CTGTGTGGCATCACGCTGCTTTCCACAGGGTTCTACCTATTCACCGATTCCCCCAGGATACTGCTTTCCCGTTTGCTAATATCAGCATCCGACCAGCAAAGGACACCCTTATCCGAGCTAGAGCAGCCACTGTTTTACTATGTTGCATTCGCTCTTACCACGGCCGGTCTTGTGGCCATTATTGCCTCCCTGCTTGGATGCTGGGCAACATGCATGAACACGTACTGTGTTCTAACTATG TATTTTCTGATCATTTTGTCACTATTGATAGCGGAGTTTGGCGTATGTTTGATGATCACCGCCTGGCCTCAGTGCCTGGGATTGAACCTCAACGAAACTGCAATGGTAAAAGCGCTTCAAGCCAACTACGGTGTGCCCGGTCACGAACAGTTTACTGCAGCGATGGATTTGGCGCAGACGATCTTCGAATGCTGTGCCATCAATACAAGCATCAACTATGACACATCCCTGTGGAAACTGCAAAGTTTGGGCAAGAAAGAGCTAACCGTTCCGATCACGTGCTGCAAGCTAGTGAATCGGTTCGAATTTACAGCTTATCTAGATCCCGTACCGGTAAATGGGACGCTATGCCAGGCACTCCAAACACAGGATTACGAAAAAAGTCGACATCTGGAT GGTTGCCTGCACAAAATCGAAGTTTGGTACCGTGAGCaatattttctgtttctttgcGCTGGATTAATTGTAGCGGTGGTTGAATTTTGTGTGCTGCTCAGCATTATCCTAAGCTGCACTAAACTTCCTCGTAAAAACCATGTGCCGCAAATACTACGTACACATCCGTTGCCGCATATTCCCATTCCTGCCGTACCGGTAAATCGTCGAGTGCGGGACAACATCTACGAGCACGAACTACCGTCGCCAATGGCCGTACCAACGATACGGGAAGCGTACCTACAACCAAAGGAGTATAGCAAACAACGTTCAGATATGgctttcaacaacaacaattcccACTATTATCAAATCTCTAAGAGTTATCTAGTTTAG